One window of the Gavia stellata isolate bGavSte3 chromosome 9, bGavSte3.hap2, whole genome shotgun sequence genome contains the following:
- the ADO gene encoding 2-aminoethanethiol dioxygenase gives MPRDNMASLIQRVARQARITFRSPAGPAFGDNLHRLQQLLDEVRAEDLHLAPRGPSAAAAAGGGLPWSGVVPPVSYMHICETESFSMGVFLLRSGACIPLHDHPGMNGMLKVLYGTLRIACMDTLPPPAAAAAPPPAAAAGPCHRALFRSRQHYTPASPPCLLSPHTDNLHQIDAVDGPAAFLDILAPPYDPQHGRDCHYYRLLEGPPAGAEPPGLPQEVWLVETPQAADFWCGGEPYPGPRVCL, from the coding sequence ATGCCCCGGGACAACATGGCCTCCCTGATCCAGCGGGTGGCGCGGCAGGCGCGGATCACCTTCCGCagcccggcggggccggcctTCGGGGACAACCTGCAccggctgcagcagctgctggacgAGGTGCGCGCCGAGGACTTGCACTTGGCGCCGCGGGGGCCGtcggcggcagcggcggcgggcggggggctgccgTGGTCCGGCGTGGTGCCGCCCGTCAGCTACATGCACATCTGCGAGACGGAGAGCTTCAGCATGGGCGTGTTCCTGCTGCGGAGCGGCGCCTGCATCCCGCTGCACGACCACCCGGGCATGAACGGCATGCTGAAGGTGCTCTACGGCACGCTGCGCATCGCCTGCATGGACacgctgcccccccccgccgccgccgccgccccgccgcccgccgccgccgccggtcCCTGCCACCGCGCCCTGTTCCGCTCCCGCCAGCACTACACGCCGGCCTCCCCGCCCTGCCTGCTCTCGCCGCACACCGACAACCTCCACCAGATCGACGCCGTGGACGGGCCCGCCGCCTTCCTCGACATCCTGGCGCCGCCCTACGACCCCCAGCACGGCCGGGACTGCCACTACTACCGCCTGCTGGAGGGGCCGCCGGCGGGCGCCGAGCCGCCCGGGCTGCCGCAGGAGGTCTGGCTGGTGGAGACCCCGCAGGCCGCCGACTTCTGGTGCGGGGGAGAGCCCTACCCCGGGCCCCGCGTCTGCCTCTGA